The nucleotide window TTCTCAGTTCATCAAGTTTACCAATTTATGCAGTCTCCAATGGTGTCTCACTTCACAGCAGTTAAACATATCTTGAGATATCTTAAGGGTACATTATTAGTTGGCATTTCTTATACTCGGGGTGATTTGTCCTTGAAGGCATTTAGTGACGCGAACTGGGCAAAAGACCCTAATGATCGACATTCAACTACTGGCATGGTTGTGTTTCTAGGTAACAACCCCATCTCGTGGTCctccaagaaacaaaatatgGTATCTCAATCTTTTACAGAGGCTGAGTATCAAGCTATGTCGACCACATCTATTGAACTTGACTGGATCCAGCAATTACTGTAGTTCATGCATGTAATACCTACTAATGCTCCTGTGCTTTTCTGTGTTAATCTTTCTGCTATCGCATTATCGTTCAACCCTGTCCAGCATCAATGGATAAAGCATATAGAGATTGACGTGCACTATGTGAGAGAACGGGTCACTAAGAAAAAGCTCCTTGTTCAGTTTGTTTCCTCCCGAGAACAATTTGCAGACATACTAACAAAGGGTCTCAGTACTCCTCTATTTCGATCTCATTGCTTCAACCTCATGCTTGGTGTCCCTAAGCATGAGTTTGTGGGGGGATGTAAGAATATAGAAAATGGTTAGGATCATGCCAAGTGTCATAAGATTGTATctcttagttagttagttagttagttagagATTTTATTCTCTATATATACACCAATGTAATATCTTGATGAGTAAGAAAAGCATACAtgacattctctctctctctctctctctctctctctctagttcttGAAACCCTAGCTGTATCTCTCGATCTTTCTACGTTAACATGAGGATGATGAAAAGCCAAAATCTGAACTTCAAATCTCTaatgtttagagagagagagtggtctCCTGTAATATCAAACTCTTGATCCATGTAATCACGTTCAATTTGGACATTTTATATGTACATCTTCGCATGCATGCCGTTAATAGTTTggtcaaaaacaaaaatgaatattTTATGAGAAGAAGATTGTTTACAACCATCTCAATCTATATATGACGTGTACATAATAttactaattataaaatattatataacTCTCTAGTTTTTCTTATGAAGTGAAGAAAACTAAACCCTTTACAAAGAGAACTCAGGCCATATTTACAAGGTCCGACGACCAGTTACCATCTTGATAAAAGGTAGTACACAACTTAATTAGTCGTAAACatctttatttttcattaagtAGAAAATAGCAGTAAACCCTAGGAAGCAACAAAGAAGAAACAGATGAAAAGCCTTTTCAATATTGATTGACGTTTGTTAGAGATGACTCATATTAAATAATACTTTTGTACTAACAATTACAAGATCATTAAAAGGTTGTTGCATAATTTCCCTCGGGATGTCTCTTTACCGTAGTTCCCTTGTGCATACTTCCTCTCCACTTAGTAATACGTTTGTGCCCTTTTGGTTTCATTTGATTTAAGAAAATAGTAGATCGAATTGTTATTGTAATTATCAATTTATATTCTATAATTCTATTTAGGCCAAATTTAATGCTTCAAGTGTTTTATTCATTAGATTTGATTTGTATAATTGTTtaaatcttttattttcaatcttagtaatttattttcatattatttaatGCTAcgtaaaaaaatttccaaaatccGGTCCATTCGGCTTATTCATGAAGGGTGGGTGCTACCACATGCTATGGCAACGGTTCGGCTTGAGGACAGAAATGTCATATCCATTTCCATAAGCACAAAATTTAATCATATACATAACGGAAATTAATCATCGGGAATTATCGATAACAGTACCACTGGGTAACGGTTTCCCCATCAGTTAAATGTATATTCATCTTCATCAAtgcaataaaattatttgttcaACTAACATATTACAATTTAGTAAATACTAAACATTCACAttcaaatcattaaaaaaaacataacaatatTCTCTAGAAGCGTTCACAATAAACCAAATACGATACCAAATAAGGTAAATTAGTCCCAAGAAAAAAGGGAAGGGATGACAAAAGCGAATACAACAACCATTATGGGAGaaacacaaaataaattatcaaataatttcaatacttgtaaatatacatatatattatataatattatattcagGAGGGATTTGAGGACGAATACTAATAGGGACCGCTATATACATATCTGAACCCGTAACAAAAGAATACACACGATTTTTctccaaatttgaaaaatacccgAATTTTCATCTCCAAATTTGCCCATTAGGCCAATAATCCACGGTTATCGGGTTGAACATGTTGAATTGTCATCTTTACTATCCACACACATCTTTTTACTTCACACACACtccatgttaatttttgtccctTGATCATGTTCAAATTTTGGACGGCTAAAAATTAAGAAGTGTATAGAAAGTTAAAAAGAATGAGCGTCTATTTCCATGATGGTAAGTAGACCTGGCATTTGTGTCGTGTTTTTtatgttcgtgtcgttttcgtgacaTACCCGATATATTAACGGGTCGTGTTGTATAACATATGTTAAGGTAAACGAGTAATATGACCCAATCCAAAAtcgacccgttaatattatcaggtaatatgacccaacccGCTAcccattaaaaaatattttttaaattaataaataatgaaaatgaaaaacataatttgaccaaaaaaaatggaaaacataatattaaattaatatatacatatcatattgtcgcataaatattattcacaacataaaaataaatattcgtCTTTAAagtagggaattgttattagcactccaaaaatctcattctacactcctcacaagtatatttttctttttaattatagaaagtttggaataccaaatgagatttttagagtgctaataacaattcccttaaaGTATTACATACTTCAAAacaagagcctaataaaaaaacattaatacattactacaaaataccaaatgttCAAGGATATGCAGGAGTTGCGTTTCAAGGTTGAGGAACCTTTgcatgtttgtatatgctttcaCATTTGTCAAACTTGTACGTTaataattatgaattttatttattttgactcCCTTGAAAAAACTATTCATGAGagtttgttttggttttaaAAGTTCAAACGATGATGTAGTCATACTCAAAGATAGAGGATGCGATCACGAacatttgcatattttttcacatttttcgcaCTTTTAAATTaagtattataattttttttactgtaTTTGGCATTTAAAATTACTCGataatttttagtagtttacaaaattgaaaccattaaaataatttttttcttaacgtgtCGAAACGAGTTATCCGACTGTCATCTTTGTGTAAACCTATTAAGAACCCATTATTGTGTGACCCGATAACGATCCGATTAATTATCGTGTTAACCCAAAACTTGTTATTTTTACGTATCGTGTTAATGAGTCGGGTAAGATATTGTCATGTCTATTGGTAAGCACATGCACACGTAGTGGCTTCTTGTCCAGCCACGTAAAACCAATCACACCGTGGGAGGGTTCCACAATTCGGTGAATGGGAAACGTGTAAGGTCAGGATCCTTCAATAACCGAGGTTCTATTTGCTGATAACCCCGCGATTGTTCTAGACGGTAGCTCCATTCTCCCGAAATTTCCACTCTCTGCTTTTTTATATCCCACAATTTTCTCACTAACCAAGCAATCAGTCGCTGCAAATCTCTCGTCCTACCAAACGCTTTCCCGCGCTAATCAAACAACTTTCTTCATGTAAGAATCTTTTCCATGTCACTTTTCTTTTAGTTTCTTCACTTGATTATGTCAACTTCTATTCTCAATTTCTCGGAAACTCGGTGTTTTCTTTCGTTTTCTCTTTAACTTTCCCGAGAAACAAACAGCTTAAATTCCCTTATTGCTGAATTTTTTTAGCAAACAGGCGTTTAGCTCAAATGGGTCACCAAATCTTTCGACTTTACCCATATTTCTCCATCAAATCTCTCCTCTTGATTGCTTTGCTAATGGTTTATTAAACTTTCTCTTAATATTATCAGATTTTTGTGCTTGCGAATTCTCAATCTTTGGTGAAAAATGAGCCGAGCAGCGGATTTGAGTGCGTTCGAAGTGGTGAACCAGCTGCTGAACTTCCCAGAGGCCATTGAGAAGCTCATGTTTCCGTCTCGGGCTCACGAGACCGGTAACGATAACAAAGGTGTGTCCAGCATTCCGGTTGACATTTTGGACACTCCCAAGGAGTACATATTTTTCTTGGATGTGCCTGGCCTATCCAAATCTGACATTCAGGTATAAATGCTTGATTTTGGTACAattgcttctttcttttttatcgTGATCAAGAAATTAGGTTATGCGTTTTGGTTTAACTAGGTTGGCTAGAGCAGTGTCCTCTCGTATGTACCTGTCTTCGGATCTTCCTCCTCAAGTTTCGATTAGATTAATTATAATATTTCTTGAATCATGGGAAAAAAAGGTAGCTAGGAGTAGCTAGGAGATGTATGCTCAATCGGCCTTTAGGTAAATAATACATGTcctgcactttttttttttttttttaaggctgATGCATTGTGAGGGTAAACAGATTTGGTTATGCAATCCAGGTGACGGTTGAAGACGAGAACACTCTGGTGATCCGGAGCAATGGGAAGAGAAAGCGCGAAGACGGTGAGGAGGAGGGGTGCAAGTATATCAGGCTGGAGAGGAGAGCGGCCCAGAAGCTACTGAGGAAGTTCCGGTTGCCCGACAATGCCAATGTAGGAGCCATTAATGCGAAATGTGAGAACGGGGTTCTGACTGTGGTGGTTGAGAAGCTTCCTCCCCCTCCCAAGCCCAAGACTGTTAAAGTCTCCATCTCCTGAAGCGGATAGGGCAACATAAATAGAGAAACACGAGCTGGATTTCACGTGTAGGTTCTAGTTCTAGCGTTTAGGGTTTTCTCTGTTAGGGCTACAATATGGATGCTACTCTGTTAGTGCTGTATGTTGGAAAGACTGGCTGAACTTGGAGTTGTTAGGGTTTTACGTTCCTCGTGTTGTTTTGGAGATTATTCAACAAGCGTCTATTTCTGTTTTAAATGATATAAGCATCTTGTTTTATACGGGTTTTGGAAAGATTGTACACAAATAAAGCTTaagaacaaagagaagaatAAGCAATAAAACCACCTCACTAAAAATTATCTTGAATTGGCATAAGTTTCACAATGAGTATCATAATAATGTGGAGTGGGATAAGTTTCACAATGAGTATTATAATGATGTGGTTTAAGCTCGTTTTTGacgaaaatcaaatttaaaactcTATAATTATAAGTGAAGAAGATTATCATTGGACTGTGACTATCTTAACTTTAATTAGTGGGATCAGTTTCAATATGAGCCAAATATAATGATgtagtttaaattcatttttgattaaaatcaaatttaaaacttcttaattacaaatgaaaaataatattaaattgtAATACTAAATGATTGATTATTTTAACTCAAATTGGTGTAAGCAAGGAAATCCGAACATTTTCATCTCACTTTAATTTTGAATACCAATGGGCTGTTTGTTTGTTGACCATTattgtttttagtttatttaaaatttgactTTCAATTTTTGGCGAGTTACAAAACGGTGAAAGACtgaaaatgaaatggttatcaCGGTTCCTAAGTAATAACAAAACAATGCTGTAGAGGTTTTCATTAAAAGCCAACGGGTAAAAATGGTTATTGGTACAATCAGCTGAGTTCGAAACAAAATTTCAGACGTTTTTCCGGCAAAAAATGTCAACGGTACAATATATTTAGGAGGCTCAAAACAAAATGTTCTGATGTTTTTTGAAGGGGACTCCGACGAAGAAGGCAAGGTAGGTCCTAATCGAATGACTTTCTCTTCTTTCGTGACTTTGGCTTCTTCTTTCTAGATTCCTTTTCAGCAGGAACATTATCATTCAACAGATGCTCAAATTCTTCAAGACTTGCAAACGGCGACGCTCCAGACTTCCCTCGCTTCcgtttacttttgcttttaacatTCTTCTCGTCCTCATCCTCTTCAAAGCTGTCATCTGCATCTCCTATGTCAATGTCATCATCATCGTCTGCATCACCTATGTCAATGTCACCATCGTCTGCATCTCCTATATCAAtagcatcatcatcatcatcactcaGGCCATCGTCCGCAATGGCATCAAAGTCTTCTCCCTCCCCACTGTCCGAGGGAAGGTCCAGCTCAGTATCACTGACATTAGCAACCAAgtcttcatcatcttcattgGCAACTTGGTCCAGATCATCATAATCATAGTCACCGTCTGCTTCGATAGAAACACCAGCAGAATCCAGCATATTGTCAATCTCTTCGTTATCACTATCATCACCGCCACCCCCATCCACGTCAAACAAATCTGCAGCGCCTTCATCTTCagttgatttcttctttttcttctttggttTCTTTGAAGAATTCATTTTGTTCATATAGAACTTGTGGAAGACAAGATCTTCCGGGGCTACATCTTCCTCGGCCAATGAGAGAATCTCGGGTCCGATTAATTGGTTGGCCATGTCAAGCTGGAACAAAAAAAGCTCAGTTAGCATTGCAGATGAAGGGGCCTAATATTTCAGCACTGCCCATAACTATGGTCCCCCATCAATCATTCGGCAGaatgagagaagaaaacaaGAGAAGCAAATAAAAACAAGCTGACCTTTTTAGCAGGTTCAATTTGTGAACCGCCATGCCATGCGCTTTGCTTTGGTTTCTTCTCCATAAACTTGTCCAGAAAAGCAGTAAGTGATAGGTCATTCAGCGGGTTTCCATTGTAGACAATGTTCGCCCCAGAGAGTAGAGTCTTTGCCATGGTAGAAACTGAAGGGTGCACATGTGAAGAAAGTACTGTCAGCTCCCACCAGCTCACACGATCCGCATTACTGTTCACTCATAAAGAAATGAGAATTAGAAAGTTAACAGAAAattcaaagtaaaaaaaaaagggtgcaaAGTATAAGAAATCCTGCAGTGAGTtgttataaaagaaaattttgtttgACCTGTACTTTTTCTGTCACCATTCTTCTTGACTAACAAAGTATGATATATTGCGCTAACTGCCAGAAGAATATTGATTCTAGCATTGATGTGTACAGAAGCTTGGAAAAGATAACTAACCAATAAGAGGGCTCTCTGTGTCGTGGATCATAGCCTCCAGGCAAGCGAGGGCTCTCAGATGATGCTTGTGGTTGTTGCCCACCAGCAAGGGCTGGTTTGGGATCATTTTGACCTTTTGTCACAAGAAACTCCTCTGCTTCATCAGAaccttca belongs to Malus sylvestris chromosome 17, drMalSylv7.2, whole genome shotgun sequence and includes:
- the LOC126612194 gene encoding 17.4 kDa class III heat shock protein-like, translating into MSRAADLSAFEVVNQLLNFPEAIEKLMFPSRAHETGNDNKGVSSIPVDILDTPKEYIFFLDVPGLSKSDIQVTVEDENTLVIRSNGKRKREDGEEEGCKYIRLERRAAQKLLRKFRLPDNANVGAINAKCENGVLTVVVEKLPPPPKPKTVKVSIS